In the genome of Microcoleus vaginatus PCC 9802, the window CTTTGAATCACTTACTGTATGGTGACAAAGCATGGATGGGGCGTTTCACTCTTCACCCATTTTCTGGTACCGTTATCGGTCAAGAACTGTATGCTGAATTTGAGGTTTTGAGAGCAGAACGGGAGACAACGGATCGGCAAATTATAGAATGGTCTAGACATCTTAATCCTGACTGGTTGAGTCAACCGTTTGAGTACACAAGCAATGTAGATGGTAAATGCCGCGTGCTACCGACTTGGGTTTTGGTGACACATATGTTCAATCATCAAACTCACCATAGAGGGCAAATTAGCACACTACTCAAACAACTCGGGTACGACCCAGGCGTTACAGATATTCCGTGGCTACCCGCTATATCAATCGGATAATTTCTACTTGTAAACCGACACGCCTGAAGACTCGGCGGTTAAAACCTCGTATCAACTTGCCTCTGGTTCCAGCAGAGGGGGACTGAAGAAAATCAAGAATTCATATCAATTCCGGTTGCACTCAGACCTGATTCTTGAGTGTTGACTGTTGGCTGTTGGGTAAAATTATGCTTTCGGGACAACTGACTGTTTGGACACTTGAACAATACTGATGCAACCGGAAACGAGATAAAACGATCGATCGATCCATAAAAATAGCAGGAGAAACTGGCACTCCTGCTAAAACACTACTATTTGGGCGAATTCGCGCCTTGTTACACCGGCACTCCCAAGGGGATGCCTTTGTTGTCAACCACAGCGACGGCTTGTCGCAAGGCTGCGGTACGATCGCTCAGGAAATGCTCTGGCGCGATCAGATCCAACAATCCCAACTTCTGCAAGCGCTGCTGAATTTTCGTGCTCGCACCGACAATGTAAACCTGCAACCCCTTATCGCAGGCATCGCGAATCGCATTTTCGATCGCCAGCGAAGCCGTCACCCCCAGCATCGGCACAGCAGTCAGATCCATCACCAAAGCATCCGCATCCTTCATAGCATTGTGTTCGCGGGAAATCGCCTTCGACAACCCAAAAATCATCGGGCCGCTCAAGCAGAACAGCAACACGCGCCCCTGACCCCGATCCAAGAGTTGCTTCTCCTCCTCACTCAGGAGAACCTCATCATCCGTGTCGGAAATCAGCTTCACTCCCGCAGACTGCAAACTACTCAACCGTTCGATAGTCAGGATATTGGCAATAAAGACGCCCACACCCACCGCCACAATCAGATCCACAAACACAGTCAAAAACAGCACCCCGTACATGATCAGGGAACCCTTAACAGATACTTTGTGCGATCGTTTCAGGAAACTCCAGTCAAGGATATCAATCCCCACCTTCAGCGCAATCCCCGCCAACACCGCCATCGGAATCGGTTCAGTTAACTTCGCCGCCCCCAAAACCACCACCAGCAACACCAAGGCCCGAGTTAAACCCGACAACGCCGAAGTCGCGCCTGTTTGGATATTGACCACAGTTCCCATCGTTGCCCCGGCGCCCGGTAAGCCACCGCAGATCCCCGATACGATGTTGCCAATTCCTTGACCGATCAACTCCTTATCGGACTTGTGTTCCGTCCGCGTCAGACTGTCCGCCACCACCGCCGTCAGCAAGGTATCGATACAGCCCAGCATCCCCAGCATCACCCCATCCACAAACATCACCGTGAGTTGACCGGCGGAAAAAGTCGGCAATTGCAAGGGGGGCAGTCCCACCGGAATTTCACCAATCCGGCGAATCTCGGTGCCCTGAAACACAGTCATGGAAATTACCGTGCCGACAATCAGCGCTATCAATTGCGGGGGCACGATTTTCTTCAGCTTTTTGGGCATCAGGAAAATAATTGCCACCGTCAAGGCACCGAGAATTGCTTCCGGCGGATTGACGTTTGCCAGCAACTGCGGAATTGCCATAAAAGTGCCCAAAACACCGCCCTTGGGAGGGGCTTGACCCAGAAACGGTGCAATTTGCAGAATGATCAAAATCACGCCAATTCCCGACATAAAGCCGGAAATCACGCTTTAGGGCATCAGGGTGACGTATTTCCCTAGCTTGAAAATACCAAAGATGATTTGAAACAACCTCGCCAGCATCACAACGGTAAATGCCATTGCTAGCCCTTGTTCGGGATTGCTGGCGGTGAGGGATGCGACGATCGCAGTCATCACCACAGTCATCGGCCCTGTGGGTTCAGAAATCAGTGTCGGGGTACCGCCAAACAGCGCCGCAAAGAAGCCAACGCAAATGGCACCGTACAGTCCCCCGATCGGCCCGACTCCGGAAGCGACCCCGAAGGCGAGGGCCAGGGGCAGCGAGACGATGGCAGCCGTGACACCGCCGAAGATGTCGCCCTTGAGATTATTAAAACGAATCTGATTAGTTATTGAGATGAGTGGTGCATTAATAAAATAGACAGAATTTAACAATGCTGACTTTGATTCCTTCACCCACTCTCAGGGCAAAAGTTTTCCCTAATCGCCTGACAGATAGCACAAGCAGGGCAGACCCAAGGAAAGGTCTGTAGTCGTGCCCGATCGATGTCAAACTCGTAAATACTTAATTTTTCAGTATTTCTTAATTTCTTAATTAAATGTAAAACCTGTGCGATCGAATTTTTATTTTTTGCTGCCGACTCTCTCAACGATCCCCGGCAAGTTCTTGATCGAGCCAAATCTGAGCAAATCTCAAGCCCAGACAAAACCCCGTACTCTAATTAACATTAATATATTATCCGCTGCTGAGAATTAATAACTCTTATTGATG includes:
- a CDS encoding damage-inducible protein DinB — protein: MYDGSYYQLMAEYNCWMNQNVYSVCSAIPDEQRKQDMGAFFKSIHGTLNHLLYGDKAWMGRFTLHPFSGTVIGQELYAEFEVLRAERETTDRQIIEWSRHLNPDWLSQPFEYTSNVDGKCRVLPTWVLVTHMFNHQTHHRGQISTLLKQLGYDPGVTDIPWLPAISIG